Proteins from one Mus pahari chromosome 18, PAHARI_EIJ_v1.1, whole genome shotgun sequence genomic window:
- the Dus3l gene encoding tRNA-dihydrouridine(47) synthase [NAD(P)(+)]-like isoform X1, with translation MAEAAAESGGGGDSGVGACERGVAPIKAQYRTTKEQFHEYLGGDKQEGACQEVPTGDPAEPGAKRIRLEDGQENGKTEVAIESRERQVPKRARGQNKSRPHVKPAHYDKERLCPSLLQEPVNPCAFGDRCRFLHDVGRYLETKPADLGPRCVLFDTFGRCPFGVTCRFAGAHLGPEGQNLVQEEVVARSAQLPSVRNGLDRALQQQLRKRQVCFERAEQALNRLTQGPVPTAVPETTVAASTPKQNSCHAQLDTVGGAGTPQSSPVPTCGPLTDEDVIRLRPCEKKRLDISGKLYLAPLTTCGNLPFRRICKRFGADVTCGEMAVCTNLLQGQMSEWALLKRHPCEDIFGVQLEGAFPDTMTKCAELLNRTIDVDFVDINVGCPIDLVYKKGGGCALMNRSAKFQQIVRGVNEVLDVPLTVKMRTGVQERVSLAHRLLPELRDWGVALVTVGVGQCGHTSGFLWLPRSPVLSLCLVSCCLSVSPPALHLLIPSAYYLHLQPSVLLPRPQLHGRSREQRYTRLADWPYIEQCAKVASPMPLFGNGDILSFEDANCAMQTGVAGIMVARGALLKPWLFTEIKEQRHWDISSSERLDILRDFTHYGLEHWGSDTQGVERTRRFLLEWLSFLCRYVPVGLLERLPQKINERPPYYLGRDYLETLMASQQAADWIRISEMLLGPVPPGFVFLPKHKANAYK, from the exons ATGGCGGAGGCGGCAGCGGAGAGCGGTGGTGGCGGTGACTCCGGGGTTGGCGCGTGCGAACGGGGGGTGGCGCCCATTAAAGCTCA GTACCGCACGACCAAAGAACAGTTCCACGAATACCTGGGTGGAGACAAGCAGGAGGGTGCCTGCCAGGAAGTGCCCACAGGAGACCCAGCTGAGCCAGGGGCCAAAAGAATTCGCCTGGAAGATGGGCAGGAGAATGGGAAGACAGAGGTGGCAATTGAGTCCCGTGAGAGGCAGGTGCCCAAGAGGGCCCGTGGTCAAAACAAAAGCCGGCCCCATGTGAAGCCAGCACACTACGACAAGGAGAGGCTCTGCCCGTCCCTCCTTCAG GAGCCAGTCAACCCGTGTGCATTTGGAGACCGTTGCCGCTTCCTGCATGATGTGGGGCGCTACCTGGAGACGAAGCCTGCAGACCTGGGCCCCCGCTGCGTGCTCTTCGACACCTTCGGACGGTGCCCCTTTGGTGTGACCTGTCGCTTTGCTGGAGCACACCTGGGGCCCGAGGGGCAGAacctggtgcaggaggaggtggTGGCCCGCAGTGCGCAGCTCCCTTCTGTGCGGAACGGCCTAGACAgggccctgcagcagcagctgcGGAAGCGCCAAGTGTGCTTTGAGCGGGCTGAGCAGGCTCTGAACCGCCTCACCCAGGGCCCCGTGCCCACTGCTGTCCCCGAGACCACTGTGGCCGCGTCGACCCCAAAGCAGAATAGCTGCCACGCCCAGCTAGATACCGTAGGAGGGGCTGGGACCCCGCAGAGCAGCCCTGTGCCCACCTGTGGCCCCTTGACGGACGAGGATGTGATCCGGCTGCGGCCTTGTGAGAAGAAGCGG CTGGACATCAGCGGAAAGCTCTATCTGGCTCCTTTAACCACG TGTGGAAACCTACCCTTTCGCCGCATTTGCAAGCGCTTCGGCGCGGATGTGACCTGTGGTGAGATGGCCGTGTGCACGAACCTGCTCCAGGGACAGATGTCTGAGTGGGCTTTGCTCAAGCGCCACCCCTGTGAGGACATCTTCGGGGTGCAG CTGGAGGGCGCGTTCcctgacaccatgaccaaatgtgCCGAGCTCCTCAACCGCACCATTGACGTGGACTTTGTGGACATCAATGTGGGCTGCCCCATCGACCTCGTCTACAAGAAG GGTGGTGGCTGTGCACTCATGAATCGCTCCGCCAAGTTTCAACAGATCGTGCGGGGCGTGAATGAG GTGTTGGACGTACCACTGACCGTGAAGATGCGCACAGGCGTCCAGGAGCGTGTGAGCCTGGCACACCGACTGCTGCCCGAACTACGGGACTGGGGTGTTGCATTGGTCACGGTGGGTGTCGGGCAGTGTGGTCACACCTCAGGATTCCTGTGGCTCCCCCGCTCCcctgttctgtctctctgtctggtttcttgctgtctctctgtgtcccctcCTGCCCTTCACCTCTTGATCCCCTCAGCCTATTACCTCCACCTTCAACCCTCAGTACtgctcccccgcccccagctccaTGGCCGCTCCCGGGAACAGCGCTACACCAGGCTGGCCGACTGGCCCTACATAGAACAGTGTGCCAAGGTGGCCAGCCCTATGCCCCTGTTTG GAAATGGGGACATCCTTTCATTTGAGGACGCCAACTGTGCCATGCAGACAGGCGTTGCAGGGATCATGGTTGCCCG TGGTGCCTTGCTCAAGCCCTGGCTGTTCACGGAGATCAAAGAACAGAGGCACTGGGACATCTCATCCTCCGAGCGCCTGGACATCCTGAGGGACTTCACACACTACGGCCTAGAACACTGGGGTTCTGACACACAAGGCGTGGAGCGGACCCGGCGCTTCCTGCTTGAATGGCTCTCCTTTCTTTGCAG GTATGTGCCCGTGGGCCTGCTTGAGCGACTCCCACAGAAGATCAATGAGAGGCCACCCTACTACTTAGGCCGTGACTACCTGGAGACACTCATGGCCAGCCAGCAGGCTGCAGACTGGATTCGCATCAG TGAGATGCTGCTTGGACCAGTACCTCCCGGCTTCGTCTTCCTGCCCAAGCACAAGGCCAATGCCTACAAGTAG
- the Prr22 gene encoding proline-rich protein 22, with translation MQHPKTLYPPAIPQEGFSLQSLEGPEVPGGPEPLPTVANANLHYQTPGSDQDVLSTPPAGFQMAPCGCFFDPRIYRIEWSTSDFGQSSLYKVAVAGGPAFSGGYLLEAPSYLKAPGPPPLLYPHYQPAPSGPQYLTHYLPAEEPVPEALGFMRDGGGPLNFMEMLRDRLAPPPTPKETTSPLLITVPTAHTLPPGPYGHLGGQASQFPGPQVTMRPIEASRELQSSGVARPGLRFPPGPVEPKVAKVEDVPAVGSGETMPPEVARAFFLPDKVLLEDAMKLFDCLPGGTEPEVALHRGPGPGLRDSGGGGDDFPTDIRSLHLPDDLLSFDYSVPEILDAVANVDYFFSFKALDDELSVPHLGVPDTDTVAPGPPSHQLGKKPSTPTKKGKPGSRHS, from the exons ATGCAGCATCCCAAAACCCTGTACCCCCCAGCCATACCCCAGGAAGGCTTCAGCCTGCAGAGCCTGGAGGGCCCTGAGGTGCCAGGTGGCCCAGAACCCCTTCCCACCGTAG CCAATGCTAACCTGCACTATCAGACCCCCGGCTCGGACCAGGATGTGCTTTCGACCCCTCCGGCAG GCTTCCAGATGGCTCCCTGCGGCTGCTTCTTCGACCCCCGCATCTACCGCATCGAGTGGTCCACCTCCGACTTTGGCCAGTCATCCCTGTACAAAGTGGCAGTGGCTGGGGGTCCTGCCTTTTCTGGTGGCTACTTGCTGGAGGCCCCTTCCTACCTCAAGGCCCCAGGGCCGCCACCTCTGCTGTACCCCCACTACCAGCCGGCCCCCAGTGGGCCACAGTACCTCACACATTACCTTCCAGCGGAGGAGCCTGTGCCTGAGGCTCTGGGCTTCATGCGGGACGGAGGGGGGCCTCTCAACTTCATGGAGATGCTCAGAGACCGCCTGGCACCTCCGCCAACCCCTAAAGAGACTACATCTCCCTTGCTTATCACAGTCCCCACGGCACACACGCTGCCACCCGGGCCCTACGGCCATCTCGGTGGCCAAGCCAGCCAGTTCCCAGGACCCCAGGTGACCATGAGGCCCATTGAGGCTTCCAGGGAGCTGCAGAGCAGTGGTGTGGCCAGGCCAGGTCTGCGATTCCCTCCTGGGCCTGTAGAGCCCAAGGTGGCCAAGGTGGAGGATGTCCCCGCAGTGGGCTCAGGCGAGACCATGCCTCCTGAGGTGGCACGTGCGTTCTTCCTACCGGACAAGGTCCTTCTCGAAGATGCCATGAAACTTTTTGATTGTCTCCCTGGTGGCACTGAGCCTGAGGTGGCCTTGCACAGGGGTCCTGGCCCTGGACTGCGGGACAGTGGTGGCGGTGGGGATGACTTCCCAACAGACATCCGCTCCCTGCACCTGCCAGATGACCTGCTGTCCTTTGACTACAGTGTCCCCGAGATCCTAGATGCGGTGGCCAACGTGGACTACTTTTTCAGCTTCAAGGCCTTGGATGATGAGCTGTCGGTGCCACATCTCGGGGTCCCTGACACTGACACAGTGGCTCCTGGCCCGCCGTCCCATCAACTGGGGAAAAAACCCAGCACGCCCACCAAGAAAGGGAAGCCAGGCAGCAGACACAGCTGA
- the Dus3l gene encoding tRNA-dihydrouridine(47) synthase [NAD(P)(+)]-like isoform X2, which translates to MAEAAAESGGGGDSGVGACERGVAPIKAQYRTTKEQFHEYLGGDKQEGACQEVPTGDPAEPGAKRIRLEDGQENGKTEVAIESRERQVPKRARGQNKSRPHVKPAHYDKERLCPSLLQEPVNPCAFGDRCRFLHDVGRYLETKPADLGPRCVLFDTFGRCPFGVTCRFAGAHLGPEGQNLVQEEVVARSAQLPSVRNGLDRALQQQLRKRQVCFERAEQALNRLTQGPVPTAVPETTVAASTPKQNSCHAQLDTVGGAGTPQSSPVPTCGPLTDEDVIRLRPCEKKRLDISGKLYLAPLTTCGNLPFRRICKRFGADVTCGEMAVCTNLLQGQMSEWALLKRHPCEDIFGVQLEGAFPDTMTKCAELLNRTIDVDFVDINVGCPIDLVYKKGGGCALMNRSAKFQQIVRGVNEVLDVPLTVKMRTGVQERVSLAHRLLPELRDWGVALVTLHGRSREQRYTRLADWPYIEQCAKVASPMPLFGNGDILSFEDANCAMQTGVAGIMVARGALLKPWLFTEIKEQRHWDISSSERLDILRDFTHYGLEHWGSDTQGVERTRRFLLEWLSFLCRYVPVGLLERLPQKINERPPYYLGRDYLETLMASQQAADWIRISEMLLGPVPPGFVFLPKHKANAYK; encoded by the exons ATGGCGGAGGCGGCAGCGGAGAGCGGTGGTGGCGGTGACTCCGGGGTTGGCGCGTGCGAACGGGGGGTGGCGCCCATTAAAGCTCA GTACCGCACGACCAAAGAACAGTTCCACGAATACCTGGGTGGAGACAAGCAGGAGGGTGCCTGCCAGGAAGTGCCCACAGGAGACCCAGCTGAGCCAGGGGCCAAAAGAATTCGCCTGGAAGATGGGCAGGAGAATGGGAAGACAGAGGTGGCAATTGAGTCCCGTGAGAGGCAGGTGCCCAAGAGGGCCCGTGGTCAAAACAAAAGCCGGCCCCATGTGAAGCCAGCACACTACGACAAGGAGAGGCTCTGCCCGTCCCTCCTTCAG GAGCCAGTCAACCCGTGTGCATTTGGAGACCGTTGCCGCTTCCTGCATGATGTGGGGCGCTACCTGGAGACGAAGCCTGCAGACCTGGGCCCCCGCTGCGTGCTCTTCGACACCTTCGGACGGTGCCCCTTTGGTGTGACCTGTCGCTTTGCTGGAGCACACCTGGGGCCCGAGGGGCAGAacctggtgcaggaggaggtggTGGCCCGCAGTGCGCAGCTCCCTTCTGTGCGGAACGGCCTAGACAgggccctgcagcagcagctgcGGAAGCGCCAAGTGTGCTTTGAGCGGGCTGAGCAGGCTCTGAACCGCCTCACCCAGGGCCCCGTGCCCACTGCTGTCCCCGAGACCACTGTGGCCGCGTCGACCCCAAAGCAGAATAGCTGCCACGCCCAGCTAGATACCGTAGGAGGGGCTGGGACCCCGCAGAGCAGCCCTGTGCCCACCTGTGGCCCCTTGACGGACGAGGATGTGATCCGGCTGCGGCCTTGTGAGAAGAAGCGG CTGGACATCAGCGGAAAGCTCTATCTGGCTCCTTTAACCACG TGTGGAAACCTACCCTTTCGCCGCATTTGCAAGCGCTTCGGCGCGGATGTGACCTGTGGTGAGATGGCCGTGTGCACGAACCTGCTCCAGGGACAGATGTCTGAGTGGGCTTTGCTCAAGCGCCACCCCTGTGAGGACATCTTCGGGGTGCAG CTGGAGGGCGCGTTCcctgacaccatgaccaaatgtgCCGAGCTCCTCAACCGCACCATTGACGTGGACTTTGTGGACATCAATGTGGGCTGCCCCATCGACCTCGTCTACAAGAAG GGTGGTGGCTGTGCACTCATGAATCGCTCCGCCAAGTTTCAACAGATCGTGCGGGGCGTGAATGAG GTGTTGGACGTACCACTGACCGTGAAGATGCGCACAGGCGTCCAGGAGCGTGTGAGCCTGGCACACCGACTGCTGCCCGAACTACGGGACTGGGGTGTTGCATTGGTCACG ctccaTGGCCGCTCCCGGGAACAGCGCTACACCAGGCTGGCCGACTGGCCCTACATAGAACAGTGTGCCAAGGTGGCCAGCCCTATGCCCCTGTTTG GAAATGGGGACATCCTTTCATTTGAGGACGCCAACTGTGCCATGCAGACAGGCGTTGCAGGGATCATGGTTGCCCG TGGTGCCTTGCTCAAGCCCTGGCTGTTCACGGAGATCAAAGAACAGAGGCACTGGGACATCTCATCCTCCGAGCGCCTGGACATCCTGAGGGACTTCACACACTACGGCCTAGAACACTGGGGTTCTGACACACAAGGCGTGGAGCGGACCCGGCGCTTCCTGCTTGAATGGCTCTCCTTTCTTTGCAG GTATGTGCCCGTGGGCCTGCTTGAGCGACTCCCACAGAAGATCAATGAGAGGCCACCCTACTACTTAGGCCGTGACTACCTGGAGACACTCATGGCCAGCCAGCAGGCTGCAGACTGGATTCGCATCAG TGAGATGCTGCTTGGACCAGTACCTCCCGGCTTCGTCTTCCTGCCCAAGCACAAGGCCAATGCCTACAAGTAG